The window TTGTAGGTGTTTCCTTCTTTAGTTAGGGATACCCTTTTGAGttggaatgattttttttgtgggtaaaaagcaCAAAAAAGTTTGGAGAGCAAGCCGCTTATACATTTTTGAGACAATTTGGAAGACAAGAAATAGAATTACTTTTGAAGATGATGTGTTGTCCATCCAAAGGTTAAAAGGTTCTTTTGTGCACTTATTATGGTCGGAGACTAAGATGTTTATAAAAAAGGGTCCTTCGGCATtaattgatttcattgattgggtggGCTTTGTTTGAGGGAGGGGTTGTCTCTTGTATATCCTTTTGGACAGTTTTTTGTTTCAGCTGTAAGGGGGTAAGTGTATCTTTTTTGTATATCACGGGCTGCTATTTTAACATCTCTTTTTAATACAGATACTCTTCttcacttatcaaaaaaaaaaatatattatatattcatTGTTAAAATTTAGTGGAATTAATAATGGCAacataaaatattctttatggttctttgataattaatttgctTAATATTTCTGAAGCACAAACAACCATTGTAGGTCATTCTGTCTCATGAGCAACACTATTTTTTCTCAGATTGCCCATATATCATGACAGTGCATCAAATGCCAAAACATTGACAGATATTCTTCGGTATGGGATATCAATTCATGCCAAGGAGCTAAGAGGTGCAAAGGCCATGATTGATGGATGTTTGGTAAGATAGTACTCTGCCATACTGCTCTCCAAAATATATTTCTGTTTGCTTTTTGGTGAGTTTCATTAACTCTCGCACTGTTGATTCCTCAAACATCTGCAAAAAATGTTTTGACTACTCATGCCGATGCTGCTTATTCAAGTTTTTAAACTTGAAAAAGACACTAGTTTCTATTAGTTTCAGAGATGTTATAATGGGTTACAAGTGCATCTTTTCCAGCTGAGGTTTTACTCATAAGAATATTGCATGGTATGGCATAGTGTCAGCACCTTGACCACCAAGGCCTCATGTGGTGGTACCCTGCATCCATGGGTGCCTATTAAGCAAGGTAAGGTGATGACTGAGGCTGCTAAGAATCATGTTAAGGCTTGGTGGGGGCTTGAGGGTGCAACATGCATTGCTAGCATGCGGGGCAGCATACAGCACGTGGGCTGGGGCACTAAGGCACCACGTGGGTGGCTCGACTTGACCAAAATTCAATTGTGGAATTTTGGGTGGTTGGTATTTTTCCTTCAAAGAGGAGGCTTTGAGACGGAGTTTCCAagtggaaaaattatttttcatatttcctatttttttagaaaattcattATGCTTGGCTAAGCACCTATGATGTCTCCTCCTGCTACTTTAGGAATGACTCAGAATTCTCTTTAGAGAAGGGGTAACTGACACAAAGGCGGTGACGATGGCACAAGCTAGGCCACACTAAGGGCACACGGtatgatggctttgaacatGAGCAAGGGGTGGTGGTAACCCTTGCTAGTACACACACATGGGCACAATGCCATGTGTGTGGTGCAACCCATGGGCGGAATGACATGGGGTGCGGCTATGGCACACTACATGAGCCTGGTTGCCTTGAGTTGGAAGGATCAAACATAGTTGGCACACACATGGACCAACGTAGCAACACAAACCATTGGTTAAGAAGAGGACCTAGCACCAAGGCAATGTTACAAGCACAAGCGCCAAGAGGGGATTTGGGACACTTAAGTTTTTTAGAGACGCCAGCAATGGTCTGGATAATGCACATGGGGTTTCCTAGACACACGAGTGGGCTTGATGTTCATGGGTTTAACAAGAAGCATGGGTTGACACCAAGCATGACACATGTCGGATTGTTTTGACTGGATCTAGGTTTGGAAATATTCAAGAATACTGGAGTGAGGATACTCTGTGATTCCCTCTTCTCTTCACAATGGTCCATGGCAGgacaaaataaagataataaaccCCTCATAAGGCAAGTGCTCCAATTGGTTGAATGAAATTTCtctgataataaaaaaaaattggttggaTGAAATTTCTGCTTCAAGTTTGGCTTTGTCTGTAAAATGAGTTGAATTGGCTTGCTGCATATTTGCAAGGGACCttgattattttcaaatatttcatgaaTCATACTAAGAACATCTAAATTACTGACTGATATGAGATTTTCAGAAAGTTGCTGACAATTAATTCTTCATGTGATTAAAGGAAGTTCTGTAATGTGTGTGCGCATCATATTTGCCTGGCATGTAAGTGACGTACTCAGTCTTTCTATATAGAGTGGTCAGTGTGAAGAAGGCATTTTGTCTTCTGTTAGCTTGATTTTGTTTCCAGGCAGTAATGGCTAAATGGTTTCATACAAGGAATTTGTGATACCTAttactgagaatgatgatgctAAATGTGAATTTAAGAATTTCTATTGTTTTATTACTATGTGACTGTATGTTACAAGGTATGGACTCTCTCGTAGGTGGTATCATACGGTTCCAAGATAGGCTTGAAAACAATGGTATTCAACTTACCCTTATTCCAAGAAATTAGAAACAATGAGAAGGATGTAGTTGAAATGGAGGACTGACAGCATTCCATGTTTTTCTCCAAAATAAATGTACTGCACTTATCATGTACTGAGGAAGCCTTGATTAAATCTTGAGCATAGAATGGAATGGAAGAATCATATTGGCATTGAAAAAATTATCTGATAAATAATGGAAAGCAATGGGCGGACCCAGTTGTCCACATTCTGTGGGTTGGCTGGATGATATATGTATACTCGAGTCTTTCATTGATAGAAATGTGAGTAATACAGATGTATTCCTAATATTGAGAAGTCCCAGTTTATGGTATGTGCACATTTCAAAATTTGTGGAGTTACCATGTAAGACAGAAGATGTCACATCTGTGGGTATTGGATGCCATATTTGTGGGGCAAACTTACTCTAGTGTGTGCCCTTTAGGTGTGTGTTCAGAAGCAAAGGGGAATGAGTCCTAGGTTGCTGGAAGTTTTTCAGGATGCTATTCTTTGTTACATAAACATCTTGGCCTGTGCCTTGTTGTGGCCTTGCTTAGGTGTCgttaatatatattcttttagcctatttaaaaaaaaaaaaaagaaaaaaaaagaaaagaaggaaaacatttGAAACTGTAGTACCCATGTTAGATGTAGTATTATAAACATGAAAGTTGGAACTTCAGTTCCATTGTTGACGGTGCACCCTCCACTGTGCGACACATGGCTTTAAATATTTCAGCAATTATGCCATATGCTCATCCTAGTTTGTAGGGGCTAGATGGACAGAACATGTACTCAAAGTGCATGTAACAGAAGTCCTGTCCAACAGATGCAGTTATAAATGTAATATAGTAAATCAAAAGTTAATGAAACCCTTATCTTAATCAATGCAGACTTGAGACTCATATTATGGTTCCTCCATAGATAGTATTTTTTTAGTGGAATATAATCTACATCAGTTTTGAATGAGGAGTTTTCCTGTTTTCTACTCATGTTTAGGTGGTTGGGGATGAACCATGCTCATCGGATGGTTTGCATGAAGTTGAATTGCTTCTACCTTTTATGAAAGATGCATCAGTGGAAGGTATGTTGGCACTTTTTTAATTCTAAaccatattaatttatttgatttgaatgcTCCTAAGATTTTAATtctaacatttatttatttatctatatttgGTAAAGCATGCAGCCAAAAAGAAGTTGTTGGCATTCTCGTCTTTAGTGGTTCTGTGTGTTCTTTTGCATGCTTGAATCCAAAAGAACCAATTTCACAAGCTTTAGTTGATATAAAGGTATTAAATAGTTATCATTTTCAGCACAACTTGtgattgtattttgaaaatgtattCTTGCTTGAATATTTAGCAGcctcattaaattaattttctttgaaaagttCTGCTACTGAATTGTATTGAGTCTATGAGCTTGCACTCTGCAGCCTGGTTGAAGAAATAAGATCCAACAAATTCTTGCGTAAATATTTAGCAGTCCCATTAAATTAACATTCTTTGAAAAATTCGATGCCGAATTTTATCTAGTTAATGAGAGCTTGCACTCTGCAGCCTGGTTTAAGAAATAAGGTCCATTTAGGCGTAGAATGCACCAAGCCTGTATTAGAACTTGTGATCCATTTCGAGAAGGAGAATGGAACTGAAAATCTaatgtaaaaattaatacaGCAAATCTCACTAGTGTGCCTTGTTGGTATGTTGGCTTTAAATTCAAAGGTTTTTACAGTATCTGAATAGCCTAACTGATGGATGTCCATGCTTTGGGTAGCCATTGAATGACCATGCTTAAAGCTCTTAGCTTTGCACTTGCACCAGTCCAAAACCCCACTACAAGTGATAAGTCTCCAGAAGTATTTTTCTTGTTGATCTCTTGTGGATATTTTTGATGTCATGTAATCATGCGTTACTTTTCTGTGGTTAGGGGGATATCATTATGAGTTTGCAAAGTAGGCTCGATATTATCTGTGATGAGGCAGATGGAGATGTGGGTCCAACTGATGATGGTTGCAAAGAAGCAAATGATGAGATATCCACTGGAAAACCTGTTTCCCAGCTTGTCTTGCACTTATTGAGGTTGGCTTTAGTATATGCATGatttactatattttaaaaatatatgaaagttGGTGTTTTATGTCAATGAGTCGTTGCATCAGATGCCACTTTTAATTGCTTATAAAATTGCGTTGAGCATTTCTTTAAAGTCTCATCTTCTATAGCTAATCTTGATACGATTGATGCAGTTTCCTGTCCCCTGTGTGTTACATCTCAATGCATGGGCagttttattccttttttctttctccaaatGACTACAGGGGCAATTTGGTAAATCATCATCTGTCTTACTTGCATTGAGATGACTAAATGCTCTTCAAATTCCATGATGTATTTATAGCATCTATTGTtcttgttgtctgacattgaGCGGGTTCTTCCTTAAACTGTTAGAGAGACTCTGTTAGGATGACATGACTCCTTTATGTGAAGAAAATAGAAGGTGGTGTGGAGAGCCGCTTCTTTGTACACTTTTTGGATAATTCGGAAGGAAAGAAACCAATGAGCATTCAAAAGTGAAGAGTAGTCAATTCAATTGCTTATTGCTAAAATGTTTCTTCCTTGAGAGTTTAGAGTTATGGGTTAGCATGTACATAGAAAAAGGTTCAATGCCCTTGATTGAGCATGTAGATTGGGTGGAAGCTGACGAAGGGAGGAAATAGTTTTTTGTATATCTCTCTCTGGCATAGCCTTTTAATACCCCTTGTATACATCTTGTGTATGTTGGTGTATAGTTTTTTGTTGCTTTATCTATAAAATTTCTTGCCTGCTtatcaacaataaaaaataaaaagtaccaTAATGCAGCTCCATAGGATTGCTTGAGTTTCTGAATTGCATATACAAAATTTATAAGATCCATGCTGCATGGATACCTCTGTAGGCATTTCCCTTGACAATAAAATGGGCTTATGAATTTCCATTCATTGCATTCGATACCTGCTTCACTGTTCTTGGCTGCCAAAAAATTGTAGTTTTACATTCTTCTGCTGTCTGTTGAACTGGGAGCATAAGGTGCCTGAGATGTCTAGGCAAACATTTGCTATCCATTAACCTCATTGATCCAGGAAATAGGACAGTTAATGTATACCTTCTGTTGACAGCAGCAAATCATGTCTTATTATTGAACAGGAAATGCCATTATATGGTGGATTTGCCCATTTCGGTGTTGGTAGCTTGAGACATATTGCATTTTTGCCTTCTCTGTGTTTGGTACGGTTAATTTGTCCCATTTTCTTCCATGTTATCTACTATGTTTGCCATCTAGGGTACTGTTACCTGGTCTGTTTCCTAATTTAACAGGCTGCCACTTTTACTGCTAAAATTAGCCAAGAAATGGCAGCATTTTATGAGCCTTACATTGGATGTGTGATTGATCTGCAGAAAGGGTGTAAATTATGTTAGAAGTTTTCATTTACTGGATGTCATTAATTTTTGTTATGACTCCATTGCATACTTCTTCTACTTGCATATCTTGAATATCCTCTGAGCTTTATCTTTCTTCCATTAGACAAGATTCAGTTGAAACATTATGTATGGCTAACAAATTATGTGCACCATTCCTTGTTATATATCTAACTAGCAAACATGATGTGCAAGCTTTCCACTGACTAGATTCATTATATGTTTCAAAACAGAAAACAACAGTGTCTTTCATTTCCTCGAAGAGTTTTTGTTCCTTGGTTGGCAGGTACATATATCTGCGACTACCTACAACCATATGACACTGTTGAGGTTTGTTTCTTGTAAACCTTGCACATATATAGTTCCGTAGTTTTATTGAACAGAAAGCAAGCAGCACTTTAGCGCATCCATTATTTCTTctatattgtatttttattatcagaagtaaaagaaaaactcTTGGGACTCCTGTATTTTGTTGTCCTTGCATGTTTGTATGGTTTCTTTACTGTTGCAAGAATGTACTACTAATATTATTGCCACAAGTTTAGTTTATGCCAGTCAATAACTCTGACCTCAAGAAAATTCCTGTTACACACAGAAGATTAATAATGGAAATGGAATAGTTGTCAGCAAATGTGTGTATTGGTGGCATGGGGGGATGTCCGACCAAATTAATAATGATCACTAAGATAATGTGCAACTAAGTTACCATTATGCTGCATGATCTAGTGAAAGTTGCACCtgttttcttaaacaaaaaagaGCCCTTCTGTAGTTCTTTAGAATTTGTTGATTTTACTTAAAATGAAGTCACTTCggagattttttaatttaagatttCAGTCATGGATGAATTGATTTGAGCAAATCAACTTGCAAATGCGCATGTTCATGTCCAAGTACTATCAAACAACTGCAGTGATCATGTGATTCATAAAGTTTTGATAGATGAAAATCTTTGCATGCAAATGAAAACACGTctaagaaggaaaaataacacTTACTCTTGAGCAACACATGGTATAGATCCAGCACCATTTTATTTTACACTCTATGCATGACTCTCTTTAGTCGTGGCATTGAAACAACTAAATGAACATCACattttagaaatattgaacttgtCTTCCATAAGAATAAAGAAATGCTAAATACCTGTAACAAGGACAAGAAAGGTTCATAAATAGTCTTCATCCTTTTCTGATTCATGCTGCTCATCCTGCATAGGTTCTGAAAGATCACTGTGTTGAGCTGATGTCCATGGAAGCTCCAACTGATCCCTCAACATTTTTGGAGCCAGAAATAGAAGCCCCTACACTGGCCACTAAATCTTTCTTGGATGTGGCAGTTCCCTTCAATTCAGCATTCAGCTCTGAGTATCCCTTACAAAAAAGAGAAACCGGTACAAGAGAAGAAAGTAATCGGAAGCCTACAAAATCTGCTGATTTGACCATGATAGTTGCTGTTTTGTTGGTTTTCCTGTCTATCTTTGTAGGGTGGGTGCTCTTTGCTGTCAGGGCATCTTAGTTGACTAAATGAAGCTTTGTCTATAAACACTATGGTGTTGAAGTAAGTCTCCAATTGTTATAATGAGTTTTTTTGTCTTATGAATTCAACGTTGGAATTCCAAATTTTTCTGCAGGTGAGGGGGATGGGAATGGTAGGAGATAGATGATTTTGCTTTTAATTGTAACAAACAGTATCATATCACTAAaggtatattatttttcatattgaatttGTGCCAGGTTTATCATTTATCTTGAAATGCCTTGATTTCAGATGTGAGATTGTGGCTAATCCTTCTAATGTTGCATATGTAATTCCTAGATTGCACCCTGTTTAAGAGGATTATCTGATCATGCAAAGCAATTCCTGAACACCATTGACACCATTGGCACCATTTGGCACCTTAAAGATCTTGATGGTAGgcatctttttatcttttatggGGTCTTGATTACTGGACACAGATCCAAGAGGTGGGGGGCATCTCATAGCTCTCTTAATTGTCTCCATTGATTGGGTCATGTAGGGATTCAACAATTTAAGTTCCTCTCTGCCGATTGTGTTTTATCAGGCATTGTTAGGTTATTACTTAATCTTTTTATGAAATGATAACCTATGCATGCTTTAAAAATCTGAggatcaaaatcaaaacaaaaacttgGTTGCTGAATTGGGTGATTGGTCACTGAGTTTTACCAAGATGATCTTTCAATGCCCTTGCATCATCTATTTATCAATCTAGCAGATTTTCTGTGAAAAGGTAATTTGAAGCTACCAACCATCATTTATTGTGTTATGACCAGTATCTGTCCCAAGACTCCCAAAGGGTAATCTGATGGATGAACCCATTACGCTACCAAGCTATTGGTGTCAATTCTACGATTGGTTCTTAGATGCCAAGAGTAGTAAAGTCCCTAGTTTATTCCCTGCCCCCTAAAAAGGTTCATTACCCCAGAGCCCCTGTTGTGGCACAGAGCTCAGATACGGTCCCCtacattaaattattaacaGCTTTGGAAACAATGATGGCATTTCCAATGCGTTCAACTCTTGTGTCTTTTCGAGCTCAACCAATTCAGAATTCAGAATCTGATCCAACCATTGGAAGGcatgggttagggttttggtaAGAGGGCATGGTTCCAAACCACTCCCATATATTCCCCCACCCTTTATACCTGAAGAGAgacgaaagaaaaaaaaaaaaaaaaaaaccaggaaTCCCTTTCCTGTGAAAACTAGGCAATTTTATTCAGGATGAAGTTTACATTACTTAGAAATTCAGAACACGATACTTATAAATGAACACCAGCCACCATTTGTTCATGAGCCACACATAAACATGAActtaatcatatagatatttTGCCTAATTCAGTAGATTGAATATCTCCATACCTTCGTCTCTAAAAGAATTGCcacctaaatttaatttatgggctttgaattttttatcccccttgagaagaaaaaagaatatagtAATCACACAACAGAGCTAATAAATGTTGAGTAAATGCACTTCAGTAAATCCTTCTCAGCATCATAATACCAATCTGAGATTCCCGTTTGCTCACCACTTGGGATAGTGCCTAATTAGGAACTCCCTTCTCTTTTGGGTGCTTGTCATTTGCAACATCACTTGGTAGATCAAGCCCATGGGGGATTTTTCCAGGATAGTTAGTCGTTGAGGAATCTGACCCTATCATACTGCACGGAAGAGAGATCAAATGAGCACAATTTTGAATTAGAAGGAAC is drawn from Vitis riparia cultivar Riparia Gloire de Montpellier isolate 1030 chromosome 18, EGFV_Vit.rip_1.0, whole genome shotgun sequence and contains these coding sequences:
- the LOC117905912 gene encoding protein odr-4 homolog isoform X3 is translated as MVKAVVGDETQLKFAEDRLSRSAIPAQVGLVIGKLNSTIDRGFVFDLVPTPPNDAGEPACSLSEAPKDDKKKKGPKTKSLHDSSSSLLIDQDWVVEHARQVSRMLVGGMKVIGIYIWASESSFKNSTIILCQTVKGVADAASILETDRDEGLLIHICYSPMKWTCRNCTLASNITSSSLRPCDFKMGRVLSSIQTFRCMYNFDIRLPIYHDSASNAKTLTDILRYGISIHAKELRGAKAMIDGCLVVGDEPCSSDGLHEVELLLPFMKDASVEACSQKEVVGILVFSGSVCSFACLNPKEPISQALVDIKGDIIMSLQSRLDIICDEADGDVGPTDDGCKEANDEISTGKPVSQLVLHLLSFLSPVCYISMHGQFYSFFLSPNDYRGNLKTTVSFISSKSFCSLVGRF
- the LOC117905912 gene encoding protein odr-4 homolog isoform X2 — translated: MVKAVVGDETQLKFAEDRLSRSAIPAQVGLVIGKLNSTIDRGFVFDLVPTPPNDAGEPACSLSEAPKDDKKKKGPKTKSLHDSSSSLLIDQDWVVEHARQVSRMLVGGMKVIGIYIWASESSFKNSTIILCQTVKGVADAASILETDRDEGLLIHICYSPMKWTCRNCTLASNITSSSLRPCDFKMGRVLSSIQTFRCMYNFDIRLPIYHDSASNAKTLTDILRYGISIHAKELRGAKAMIDGCLVVGDEPCSSDGLHEVELLLPFMKDASVEACSQKEVVGILVFSGSVCSFACLNPKEPISQALVDIKGDIIMSLQSRLDIICDEADGDVGPTDDGCKEANDEISTGKPVSQLVLHLLSFLSPVCYISMHGQFYSFFLSPNDYRGNLKTTVSFISSKSFCSLVGRYIYLRLPTTI
- the LOC117905912 gene encoding protein odr-4 homolog isoform X1, which produces MVKAVVGDETQLKFAEDRLSRSAIPAQVGLVIGKLNSTIDRGFVFDLVPTPPNDAGEPACSLSEAPKDDKKKKGPKTKSLHDSSSSLLIDQDWVVEHARQVSRMLVGGMKVIGIYIWASESSFKNSTIILCQTVKGVADAASILETDRDEGLLIHICYSPMKWTCRNCTLASNITSSSLRPCDFKMGRVLSSIQTFRCMYNFDIRLPIYHDSASNAKTLTDILRYGISIHAKELRGAKAMIDGCLVVGDEPCSSDGLHEVELLLPFMKDASVEACSQKEVVGILVFSGSVCSFACLNPKEPISQALVDIKGDIIMSLQSRLDIICDEADGDVGPTDDGCKEANDEISTGKPVSQLVLHLLRKQQCLSFPRRVFVPWLAGTYICDYLQPYDTVEVLKDHCVELMSMEAPTDPSTFLEPEIEAPTLATKSFLDVAVPFNSAFSSEYPLQKRETGTREESNRKPTKSADLTMIVAVLLVFLSIFVGWVLFAVRAS